The Glycine soja cultivar W05 chromosome 8, ASM419377v2, whole genome shotgun sequence genome has a window encoding:
- the LOC114422490 gene encoding cinnamoyl-CoA reductase 1-like — protein MPTDTSSVSGGEIVCVTGAGGFIASWLVKHLLEKGYTVRGTVRNPDDPKNGHLKELEGGKERLTLHKVDLFDIDSIKEALNGCHGVFHTASPVTDNPEEMVEPAVNGTKNVITAAAEAKVRRVVFTSSIGTVYMDPNTSRDALVDESFWSDLEYCKNTKNWYCYGKTVAEQTAWDVAKERGVDLVVVNPVLVIGPLLQPTINASTIHILKYLTGSAKTYVNATQAYIHVRDVALAHILVYETPSASGRYICAESSLHRGELVEILAKFFPEYPIPTKCSDEKNPRVKPYIFSNQKLKDLGLEFTPVKQCLYDTVKNLQENGHLPVPPKQEDSY, from the exons ATGCCAACTGACACATCATCAGTTTCCGGCGGCGAAATCGTGTGTGTGACCGGTGCCGGCGGTTTCATAGCCTCTTGGCTTGTCAAACATCTCTTAGAGAAAGGCTACACTGTGAGAGGAACCGTGAGAAACCCAG ATGATCCGAAGAATGGTCATTTGAAAGAGTTGGAAGGAGGCAAGGAGAGGCTAACTCTGCATAAAGTTGATCTCTTCGATATTGACTCCATTAAAGAAGCTCTTAACGGTTGCCACGGTGTCTTCCACACCGCTTCTCCAGTCACCGACAACCCT GAAGAGATGGTAGAGCCAGCAGTGAATGGAACGAAGAATGTGATCACAGCAGCAGCAGAAGCAAAAGTGCGACGGGTGGTGTTCACTTCGTCAATTGGCACAGTCTACATGGACCCCAATACGAGTAGGGATGCGTTGGTCGATGAATCATTCTGGAGTGATTTGGAGTACTGCAAGAACACCAAG AATTGGTATTGCTATGGAAAGACGGTGGCAGAACAAACAGCATGGGATGTAGCAAAAGAGAGAGGGGTGGACTTGGTTGTGGTGAACCCAGTTTTGGTTATTGGACCGTTGTTGCAACCAACCATTAATGCTAGTACAATTCACATCCTAAAGTACCTTACTGGCTCTGCCAAGACTTATGTAAATGCAACTCAGGCTTACATACATGTGAGGGATGTGGCATTAGCCCACATTCTTGTTTATGAGACACCTTCAGCTTCTGGTCGATACATATGTGCTGAAAGTTCGCTGCATCGTGGTGAGCTTGTTGAAATTTTGGCCAAGTTTTTTCCCGAGTACCCAATTCCTACCAA ATGTTCAGATGAAAAGAATCCGAGAGTAAAACCCTACATATTTTCAAATCAAAAGCTGAAAGATTTGGGATTGGAATTCACCCCTGTGAAGCAGTGTCTATATGACACCGTTAAAAATCTTCAAGAGAACGGCCACCTTCCTGTCCCCCCAAAGCAAGAAGACTCCTATTGA
- the LOC114422491 gene encoding metal transporter Nramp6-like isoform X1, whose product MHTYYIILAVSVRSHVTRTLPFFPLFINFHKLRSRLENMTVTGSSSGQPQFIASTGGSRSFSNAPLIENSDTDQIVVPDRTSWKNLFAYIGPGFLVSIAYIDPGNFETDLQSGAQYKYELLWIILVASCAALLIQTMAANLGVVTGMHLAEHCRAEYSRVPNFILWVIAEIAVVACDIPEVIGTAFALNMLFNIPVWIGVLLTGSSTLILLALQQYGIRKLEFFIAFLVFTIAGCFMAELGYAKPVAKEVVTGLFVPKLQGHGATGLAISLLGAMVMPHNLFLHSALVLSRKIPRSVRGIKEACRFYMIESAFALTVAFLINISVISVSGAVCNSSNLSAGDQNSCQDLDLNKASFLLRNVLGKWSSKLFAIALLASGQSSTITGTYAGQYVMQGFLDLRLKSWIRNLLTRCLAIVPSLIVALIGGSAGAGELIIIASMILSFELPFALIPLLKFTSSKIKMGEHVNSITISAITWIIGSLIMGINIYYLLTSFVKLLLHVHLKIVTKVFLGILGFSGVTLYMGGIAYLVFRKNKKTTHFLAFRTSEEQQVANEQGDISMYNLPREDIVSMQLPQNSRSPTDIDREIS is encoded by the exons atgcaTACATATTACATAATACTTGCAGTTTCAGTTCGATCGCATGTGACTCGGACTCTTCCATTCTTCCCCCTCTTCATTAATTTCCAC AAATTAAGGAGTAGACTAGAGAATATGACTGTGACAGGTTCATCTTCTGGGCAGCCTCAATTCATTGCCAGCACCGGTGGTAGCCGGAGCTTCTCAAATGCGCCCTTGATTGAAAACTCAGATACTGATCAAATTGTTGTGCCTGAT AGAACAAGCTGGAAAAACTTATTTGCATACATTGGGCCTGGATTTCTTGTTTCCATTGCATATATCGACCCAGGAAACT TTGAGACAGATCTTCAATCAGGGGCACAATATAAATATGAG TTACTTTGGATCATATTGGTGGCGTCATGTGCTGCACTTCTAATTCAAACAATGGCAGCTAATCTTGGGGTTGTCACTG GAATGCACCTAGCAGAGCATTGTAGAGCTGAATATTCTCGGGTGCCTAACTTTATCCTTTGGGTGATTGCTGAAATTGCCGTAGTGGCCTGTGACATTCCTGAAG TAATTGGGACAGCCTTTGCATTGAACATGCTCTTCAACATACCAGTTTGGATTGGTGTTCTTCTGACAGGATCCAGTACATTGATCCTCTTAGCATTACAGCAATATGGG ATTAGGAAACTTGAATTCTTCATTGCATTTCTAGTATTCACAATTGCTGGTTGCTTTATGGCTGAGCTTGGATATGCAAAGCCGGTGGCCAAAGAAGTTGTGACGGGTCTTTTTGTTCCAAAACTTCAGGGGCATGGTGCCACTGGTCTTGCAATTTCACTCCTTGGGGCAATGGTTATGCC CCACAATCTCTTCCTCCACTCAGCGCTGGTGCTTTCCAGGAAAATACCGCGATCAGTTCGTGGAATCAAA gaGGCTTGCAGATTTTATATGATAGAAAGTGCCTTTGCTCTTACGGTGGCCTTTCTCATAAATATTTCCGTTATTTCTGTAAGTGGTGCAGTTTGCAATTCTTCAAATTTAAGTGCTGGAGATCAGAATAGCTGTCAGGATTTGGATTTGAACAAGGCCTCCTTTTTATTAAGA AATGTCTTGGGCAAATGGAGTTCAAAACTATTTGCAATTGCTTTACTTGCCTCAGGTCAAAGTTCTACTATAACAGGAACATATGCAGGGCAATATGTCATGCAG GGATTTCTTGATTTGCGACTAAAGTCATGGATTCGGAATCTGCTAACTCGTTGCTTAGCCATTGTTCCTAGTTTGATTGTTGCACTCATTGGTGGCTCTGCTGGAGCTGGGGAGCTCATCATAATTGCATCG ATGATCCTATcatttgagcttccttttgctTTGATTCCACTCCTCAAGTTCACTAGCAGTAAAATCAAGATGGGAGAACATGTCAACTCAATCAcg ATCTCGGCTATTACTTGGATCATTGGTTCCCTCATCATGGGCATAAATATATACTATTTATTGACTAGCTTTGTCAAATTGCTTCTGCACGTCCACTTAAAAATTGTTACTAAGGTGTTTCTTGGAATATTGGGATTTTCGGGTGTGACATTATATATGGGAGGCATTGCATATCTAGTGTTtcgcaaaaataaaaaaactacacACTTTCTGGCATTTAGAACATCGGAAGAACAGCAAGTGGCAAATGAACAAGGTGATATATCAATGTATAATCTGCCAAGAGAAGACATAGTAAGCATGCAATTGCCTCAAAATAGTAGGAGTCCCACAGATATTGATAGAGAAATATCTTAG
- the LOC114422491 gene encoding metal transporter Nramp6-like isoform X2, with the protein MTVTGSSSGQPQFIASTGGSRSFSNAPLIENSDTDQIVVPDRTSWKNLFAYIGPGFLVSIAYIDPGNFETDLQSGAQYKYELLWIILVASCAALLIQTMAANLGVVTGMHLAEHCRAEYSRVPNFILWVIAEIAVVACDIPEVIGTAFALNMLFNIPVWIGVLLTGSSTLILLALQQYGIRKLEFFIAFLVFTIAGCFMAELGYAKPVAKEVVTGLFVPKLQGHGATGLAISLLGAMVMPHNLFLHSALVLSRKIPRSVRGIKEACRFYMIESAFALTVAFLINISVISVSGAVCNSSNLSAGDQNSCQDLDLNKASFLLRNVLGKWSSKLFAIALLASGQSSTITGTYAGQYVMQGFLDLRLKSWIRNLLTRCLAIVPSLIVALIGGSAGAGELIIIASMILSFELPFALIPLLKFTSSKIKMGEHVNSITISAITWIIGSLIMGINIYYLLTSFVKLLLHVHLKIVTKVFLGILGFSGVTLYMGGIAYLVFRKNKKTTHFLAFRTSEEQQVANEQGDISMYNLPREDIVSMQLPQNSRSPTDIDREIS; encoded by the exons ATGACTGTGACAGGTTCATCTTCTGGGCAGCCTCAATTCATTGCCAGCACCGGTGGTAGCCGGAGCTTCTCAAATGCGCCCTTGATTGAAAACTCAGATACTGATCAAATTGTTGTGCCTGAT AGAACAAGCTGGAAAAACTTATTTGCATACATTGGGCCTGGATTTCTTGTTTCCATTGCATATATCGACCCAGGAAACT TTGAGACAGATCTTCAATCAGGGGCACAATATAAATATGAG TTACTTTGGATCATATTGGTGGCGTCATGTGCTGCACTTCTAATTCAAACAATGGCAGCTAATCTTGGGGTTGTCACTG GAATGCACCTAGCAGAGCATTGTAGAGCTGAATATTCTCGGGTGCCTAACTTTATCCTTTGGGTGATTGCTGAAATTGCCGTAGTGGCCTGTGACATTCCTGAAG TAATTGGGACAGCCTTTGCATTGAACATGCTCTTCAACATACCAGTTTGGATTGGTGTTCTTCTGACAGGATCCAGTACATTGATCCTCTTAGCATTACAGCAATATGGG ATTAGGAAACTTGAATTCTTCATTGCATTTCTAGTATTCACAATTGCTGGTTGCTTTATGGCTGAGCTTGGATATGCAAAGCCGGTGGCCAAAGAAGTTGTGACGGGTCTTTTTGTTCCAAAACTTCAGGGGCATGGTGCCACTGGTCTTGCAATTTCACTCCTTGGGGCAATGGTTATGCC CCACAATCTCTTCCTCCACTCAGCGCTGGTGCTTTCCAGGAAAATACCGCGATCAGTTCGTGGAATCAAA gaGGCTTGCAGATTTTATATGATAGAAAGTGCCTTTGCTCTTACGGTGGCCTTTCTCATAAATATTTCCGTTATTTCTGTAAGTGGTGCAGTTTGCAATTCTTCAAATTTAAGTGCTGGAGATCAGAATAGCTGTCAGGATTTGGATTTGAACAAGGCCTCCTTTTTATTAAGA AATGTCTTGGGCAAATGGAGTTCAAAACTATTTGCAATTGCTTTACTTGCCTCAGGTCAAAGTTCTACTATAACAGGAACATATGCAGGGCAATATGTCATGCAG GGATTTCTTGATTTGCGACTAAAGTCATGGATTCGGAATCTGCTAACTCGTTGCTTAGCCATTGTTCCTAGTTTGATTGTTGCACTCATTGGTGGCTCTGCTGGAGCTGGGGAGCTCATCATAATTGCATCG ATGATCCTATcatttgagcttccttttgctTTGATTCCACTCCTCAAGTTCACTAGCAGTAAAATCAAGATGGGAGAACATGTCAACTCAATCAcg ATCTCGGCTATTACTTGGATCATTGGTTCCCTCATCATGGGCATAAATATATACTATTTATTGACTAGCTTTGTCAAATTGCTTCTGCACGTCCACTTAAAAATTGTTACTAAGGTGTTTCTTGGAATATTGGGATTTTCGGGTGTGACATTATATATGGGAGGCATTGCATATCTAGTGTTtcgcaaaaataaaaaaactacacACTTTCTGGCATTTAGAACATCGGAAGAACAGCAAGTGGCAAATGAACAAGGTGATATATCAATGTATAATCTGCCAAGAGAAGACATAGTAAGCATGCAATTGCCTCAAAATAGTAGGAGTCCCACAGATATTGATAGAGAAATATCTTAG